The following are from one region of the Pseudorasbora parva isolate DD20220531a chromosome 12, ASM2467924v1, whole genome shotgun sequence genome:
- the gbx2 gene encoding homeobox protein GBX-2 — MSAAFSSPFMMMQRPVGSTTAFSIDSLIGGPPQPSPGHFVYTGYPMFMPYRSVVLPPPPPPPPPTLPQSALPATHPHHPIPGLPSGFCSSLAQGMALTSTLMATLPGGFSASPSQQHQDAARKLGSQSIHAMFDKSQDIRLDGEDGKTFPTKDSTTLPSFHDSQSVHTSTVRGHSKDDAKEDECHRKDESFSMDSDLDYSSDDNGPGNAMCQKEDGDNGGLDDGVHGGNGTGNTTSTGKNRRRRTAFTSEQLLELEKEFHCKKYLSLTERSQIAHALKLSEVQVKIWFQNRRAKWKRVKAGNVNSKTGEPSRNPKIVVPIPVHVSRFAIRSQHQQLEQARP, encoded by the exons ATGAGTGCAGCTTTCAGTTCACCGTTCATGATGATGCAGCGTCCGGTGGGAAGCACCACTGCATTCAGCATCGACTCGCTCATCGGGGGTCCACCGCAGCCCAGTCCGGGACATTTCGTGTACACGGGCTACCCCATGTTTATGCCCTACCGGTCAGTGGTGCTACCTCCGCCGCCACCGCCACCCCCTCCAACTCTCCCTCAGAGCGCTCTCCCCGCGACCCATCCGCACCACCCGATCCCGGGCTTACCCAGCGGGTTCTGCTCCAGTCTGGCGCAGGGCATGGCGCTCACATCCACGCTAATGGCCACGTTACCCGGCGGCTTCTCCGCCTCGCCATCTCAGCAGCACCAGGACGCGGCGAGGAAGCTCGGGTCTCAGTCTATTCACGCCATGTTTGATAAATCTCAGGATATTCGTTTGGATGGAGAGGATGGCAAAACGTTTCCAACGAAAGATTCAACGACCCTTCCGTCATTTCACGACTCGCAGTCCGTGCACACCTCCACAG TGCGAGGTCACAGCAAAGACGACGCGAAGGAGGACGAGTGTCACAGGAAAGATGAGAGCTTCTCCATGGACAGTGATTTAGATTACAGCTCCGACGACAACGGGCCCGGGAACGCGATGTGTCAGAAGGAAGATGGAGACAACGGAGGACTGGACGATGGCGTCCACGGTGGGAATGGGACCGGAAACACCACGTCCACCGGAAAAAATCGGAGAAGGAGGACGGCTTTTACGAGCGAGCAGCTCTTAGAACTGGAAAAGGAGTTTCACTGTAAGAAATATCTATCCCTCACAGAACGCTCACAGATCGCCCATGCCTTAAAGCTCAGCGAGGTTCAAGTCAAGATCTGGTTTCAGAACCGGAGAGCCAAATGGAAACGTGTCAAAGCGGGAAACGTGAACTCCAAAACCGGAGAGCCCTCCAGAAACCCGAAAATTGTGGTGCCCATTCCGGTGCATGTTAGTCGGTTTGCAATACGCAGCCAACACCAACAGTTAGAACAGGCCAGACCTTGA